The following nucleotide sequence is from Clostridia bacterium.
AGACCAACAAATTGGAAGAGATTCGACGCGCGCTCAGCGACGTTCGCTCCGCCCAGTTTCCAATTGACTTCCGCAGCTACGGCTTCTTCCCCGGCGCGAAGAACCCTCGCGTGTTCTGGATCGGAATCCAGGCGCCCGTCGCGCTGCAGCAGCTTGCGACTGCGGTCGACAATGTCGTTGCGCCGTTGGGTTTCGAGCGCGCAGACAGCCCACTCAGTCCGCACCTAACGCTGGCGCGCAGCGGCTCCGGACGTCCACGTTCTCTGTCCGGCGATCGCCCTAATCAGAAGTTCCAGCGCATACAGGAACGATTGGCTTCTGCGCCCGAACCAGAGTTCGGT
It contains:
- the thpR gene encoding RNA 2',3'-cyclic phosphodiesterase, producing MRLFVGIDIEEPIRKRITQFVDDLRKFAPELRFVGPETYHVTLKFIGETNKLEEIRRALSDVRSAQFPIDFRSYGFFPGAKNPRVFWIGIQAPVALQQLATAVDNVVAPLGFERADSPLSPHLTLARSGSGRPRSLSGDRPNQKFQRIQERLASAPEPEFGTMAAREFFLYESRLSPRGAQYFKVQSYELHP